The segment CCCAATGGTAGACAGTGCTGCATCTTTAGTTCAGAAGAGAGAAGATTGGAGTACATTAGTGCAGGAAGAATTTTCTGGAAGAAGTCAAACGTAAGGTAGATTTTGAAGAGTATTTGAGGTGAAATACACCAAGTATCAGGGAATAAGCATAAAGGTCATCATTGAGGATACCAGCCTTTAGGAACTGATCTAACAGACTTAGCACGGGTTTAGAATTTACACCGATGCAGTAACTCAGTGATCTGCTTTTTTGATGTTTGAAGGTTGATAGGTCAGGAAATGTTCATCACCAGTTTCAAAAGCTTCTGACTGAATTAAACAAATCCACTGATGCATATGAGCTGAAGATCGCTAACAAGCTCTTCGGAGAAAAGACGTTTCAATTTTTACAGGTAAATTTCACCTGACCTACCCACCTTTCGTCTGCAGCCTGGTGTCTGTGTCCCTGAGTGGCCTAATGGAAGAAAGCAAGGCAGATGAGCCTGGCCGACCCAAGTGGGGAGCATTTACTCAGAGTGCTTTAGCTCCGTTTCCACAACTCTCCCCCACTGGAGTGTTCCAGACCCTGACAAGACATCAGTGAAGTGTGCATTTAGGGATAATCTTGTAATAAAAGAGGAGGTTGGGTAGTAGAGTGAGTAATAAGATACCATCAGTAAACCGGCACTGACCTTCAGTGACCTGTTTTTGGGCCAGCCCACACTACCCTTTTGCATTGCCTACGTGGCATCTGTATAAAAATATGCATGGACAGGAGATACTGCATCTGTTCAGGTTCGGGATTCGGCTTACTAGAAttataaataactaaatttaGTAATATAGAGTTACATAAATTACTCTTAATTCCTACTTTCCTCCTTCATGTCTCAAAGGAATATTTAGATGCCATCAAGAAATTATACCAGACCAGTGTGGAATCTGTTGATTTTGCAAAGGCTCCAGAAGAAAGTCGAAAGAAGATTAACTCCTGGGTGGAAAGTCAAACGAATGGTAGGAGAGCCGCCCATGGTAGACACACCTTTGAGAAACCTATGCGAGTGAGCCCTGTGCCTGACACTGCATGGGGACCAGCGGTGGGGATTGAGATGGCTTTGCAGGGAAGACAGAAGAAGGCACTCCAGATAAAGAGTTTTtccaaataataatataaagagaGCCTCGGGGAGCCAAGGAGGAAATCACAGGAAGCCAATTAGATGAAAACACAGTCGGAGAATTATTTGCTCATGTTCCTGGATGACAATAGCTTTGTGGATCCCCTGTCTCCACTCAGGCCCATtttgagatcatgtcctttacttTGAATCAGAACCAATTTTTTTAtgatgaatatttaaaagaaaacattagaaagCATCTCCCTTCTCCTTTACTAATTGGGAAACAAGCAGCTCTCCGGTAAGTCATCCTTTTGCCATCTGAACTGGAGCTGCCTGGACCACATCTCTAACCACACGTTCTGCAGGGATTATCACAGCTGTCTTCTCCATCAAGGGCAAAGAGCTTAACAAAGCCTCCATTCCACAGACATCTTTCCTACCTCCCACCTCTCATTACAGGCCAAACTTACAGCAACTCAACATGAGAGTGAATAGGAAGATACCCCAGGAAGTAGTGTCTGACAGCACAGGACATGTGTTTCATATTACAGAGCTCATATCACTTGTCCTAAAAAGCAGTTAGGGCCTACATCCTCTGATTCAGGACCccagagttaaaagaaaaataatcggaagaggagggagggagaaaggaaagatgtGTTGAAAGAGTAGATAAAATCAGTGTATTAGTATTCCAAATCAGATGAACTAGAGTCACTCATACACAGAGAACCTAAACTCCTTCTCTATCACAAGAAGTGATGTCTCCGTCAAGGTAACTTTATCCGACTGGAGCCTGAAAGAAAGCTGCATATGGTGAACCATTGGTCAGTGAGTCTAATAATTCAAAGATCAAAGTCAGTGAGTCTCAAGTAAGGATTTGGGTGAATAATTAATGATCAGTCACGAACATTTGCAAAGCATCTTCCAGACAAACTATTTGTACCTTGTATAAAAgactcttttattctttctcttgcagaaaaaattaaaaacctactTCCTGATGGAAGTATTGGCAACGATACCACACTGGTTCTTGTGAACGCAATCTATTTCAAGGGTcaatggcaaaataaatttaataaagaaaatactaaagaGGAAAAATTTTGGCCAAACAAGGTATTGTCTATATTTTACTTATGTAATATAATATgttaataaatttaaacattGCTGATGGAATgtacaagtaaaaaataaaatttatcatgtctgttattttgttgttttagtcttATACTTTATTTAGTAAGAAATACCTGAAGAAACTTTTGTGTCTAACTCATTAAATTCTTGGGTTGTCTTAGAAGAAGGATGTGTTGATATCTCAATAATATTATCTTTTCAGTCTTGTGTCTCACTTGGTATTTGTTGGACACATTGATTTATTGCAGAATACACACAAGTCTGTACAGATGATGAGGCAAAACAAGTCCTTCAATTTTGCCTTGCTGGAGGATGTACAGGCCAAGGTACTGGAAATACCATACAAAGGCAAAGATCTAAGCATGATTGTGCTGCTGCCGAATGAAATCAATGGTCTGCAGAAGGTAAAAACTTGCATCTACAACTCTTCTACTGCCTGACTTTTTTCCAAAGATACCAAGTTTAAGCAAGGTAAAAACTTGTGACCAAATTtcctcaaaataatgaaaaattcaaaGGGAGGAATGATTACTCACCttcatattacaaatatttaagcATAGGGCCTGACACAAACTGAAGgcttaattaattattaatttattagagTTACATGCATAATATATCAATTTGATGATATTATTATGCAGCAATTTAAACTTGACTGGGAGAAATACATAGCAATGTGAGGAAAGTTTACAAATACACCAAGTAAAAAAGGGAATAGAGATTTAGGGTATATACAATAATTGCAATGTATACtaaataatatatacagaaaaataagatgAGCCTATTAAAAATTGACACATGTAGTAAGCTGTTGGCACAAGAAATAGTGATATATACAGTTCATTGTATACAAAATATTGTaatcatattttacatatgtattatacatttgtatacatacatatgcacacattacatatacataaaaacatgATTCCGTTTTtagatacatatatttacatatacacatataattcaGTGTATTGATATATTCAGGACTCATATTTTTCCTATTCGAATAATATCTAATAATGAACCTTCTGTATTTCACATTATTGCCAAAATAAAGATACTCCACATAGTCAACTCATTGTTAAGGTGTATTAGAGATCAATAGTTAGTCATATcagtttcctttttccatttgtataGCTTGAAGAGAAACTCACTGCTGAGAAATTGTTGGAATGGACAAGTTTGCAGAATATGAGAGAGGCACATGTGGATTTACACTTGCCTCGGTTCAAAGTGGAAGAGAGCTATGACCTCAAGGACACGTTGAAAAACATGGGAATGGTGGATCTCTTCAATGGGGATGCAGACCTCTCAGGCATGACCGGGAGCCGCGGTCTCACGGTATCTGAAGTGCTACACAGGGCCTTTGTGGAGGTCACTGAGGagggagcagaggctgcagctGCCACCGCTGTAGTAACAGAGCTTTCATCACCTCTTTTAACTAATGAAGAGTTCCATTGTAATCACCCTTTCCTATTCTTCATCAGGCAAAATAAGACCAACAGCATCCTCTTCTTTGGCAGATTCTCATCCCCTTAGATGCAATTAGTCTGTCACTCCATTTGGAAAATGTTCGCCTGGAGGTGTTCTGGTAAACTCATTGCTGGCAACAACAGATTCTCTTCACTCATATTTCTTTTCAATCTCATAGTCATCATCAAGAATTTAATGATTGAAATagtatgcttttctttctttctctttataagaACACATATAAACCTACATTTTCTTCCAGAAGAATTCTCCGTGAGGAAAAATGTCCAAGATAGGATGAATAATTTAATACTGTATCTTCTAAATTTGAAATGTAATTCTGTTTGTGACCTGTTTTAAATTAACCAAACCAAATCATACTTTCTCTTTAGACGTAGCAACCTAGAAACCCACATTTCTTTGAATGTAGTTGATACCTGAAATCCTtcttacatttctaaattttgtgATTCTATAAAATAcatcatcaataaaataatgaCTTACTTAAATCAtttttgcattactttttttctctcaggAAAGGGGAAGTGTCCACTTGCACGTAGGaaagataatttagaaatatattaatcATATACAAAGGAAAATTCAAAACAAGAGTAGTTCATGACCAACCTGGAGTAGAAGGCAGATCTCAGAACTTGAGGAGCCTTGTAAACCACATTAGAAACTTTCTATTTTATGCTAAAAGGGATAAGAAGCTCATTAGAGGCTTTGATTGTTTGATTGTTTATTTGTCAAAGGGGGATAAAATTATATCTGCATCTTGAAAATAcactattttactttaagttctggggatACAAATGCAGaaagtgtaggtttgttacatgggtgtggTGATTTACtgcatatgccatggtggtttgctgcaccgatcaacccatcatctaggttttatgccctgcatgcattagctatttgtcctaatgctctcccttcccttgccccccatcccccaactgGCCCCAGTGTgcgttgttcccctctctgtatcCATGTTCTgattgttcaactcccaattatATGCAAGAACAAGCAGTGTTTGGATTTCTGTtaatgtgttagtttgctgaggatgatggcttctagcttcatccatgtccctgcaaaggacatgatctcattccttttcatggctgcatagtattctatggtatatatgtaccacattttctttatccagtctgtcattgatgggcatttgtgttggttctatgtctttgttattgtaaataatactAACTATTCTTAAATTTTTAGGGCTGGTGTGATGTGAAcaactaaaattaataaatatgttgcTGAAAATGTTTATTGTTACAACTATTTTGGAAAAACTTGGCAATATCTGGTTATtttggtaattctatgtttaaatatataccctaggccacgtgcagtggctgtcacctgtaatcccaacaatttgtgAGGTTgagaggggcagatcacttgaggtcaggagtttgagaccagcctggccaacatggtgaaaccctgtctctactaaaattacaaaaaataaaaataaaaataaattagccaggcatggcggtgcatgcctgtaatcctagctactcaggaggctgaggtggggggatcccttgaacctgggaggtagaggttgcagtgggctgagattgtgccactgccctcctgcctggctgactgagactctgtctcaaagaaaaaaacctctctttctttctatatatagCCTAGATGAACCCATGTACTATGTTGCACAAGACACATATAAAGGCATGAATTGCAACAATCTTGACAATGGCGAAGAattagaaacaacttaaatgtatatcaaaagaagaataaggaaaaattaaGCTAGGTTTATACAGTGGACTATTCTATAGCAGTGAATATAAATGAAGTGGATAATCATGTGTCAAAGAGAATAAATCTCTAGACATAATAGCAAGGAACTGGAAATCaaatggaaaagaatgtgtaAATATCacttatgaaacattttaaaagcaccGATAACATATATCTGTAATGTATTGTGTTTTAACATAGGAATGACAACATATTAACTTGTGTCAAATTTAGGTAGTAGGCATATGAAGttcttaaattgttttcaaaaccttttttaaacagttaatttttttaaaaaaatggtaaataaaaattgtatatattaatggTATACAACATGAAGTTTTGACATATGCccacattgtggaatggctaaattaagctaattagcatatccattacctcatataattatcatttttgtagctagaacacttaaaatctactccctcagcaattttcaagtatacaatataacAGTATTAAATATAGTCATGATGATGTAAAATAGATGccttgaacttattcctcttgtTTAACTGAAATTTCATATCCTTTACTAACATCTTCCCAacccctccaccccaccacccTCAGGTAAtgaccattctactctctgtttctatgagttcaacgtttttagattccacatataattgaggttatgtagtatttgtctttctgtgccttgcttacttcacttaacataatatcctccaggttcatccatgttgttgcgaATGACAGAACTGTCTTTTTTTTATGGtggaatagtatttcattgtgtatatatatcatattttctttatttattcatttgttggtGGACACAGGCTGAtttcatgtcttggctattgtgaataatgctgcaatgaacatgagataCAAATAATTCTTTGACATGCAGATTTCATACCCTTTGGATATATTccaagaagtgggattgctgaatcatatgttAGATCTGTTCTTAAAATTCGGAGGAATCTCCATAATGTTTTCTAAACGGCTGTACAAAttttattcccaccaacaatgtaccagggttcccttttctccacatcctcacaaacACTTGTTATCCTTTGActctttgataatagccatcctattgggtgtaagatggtatctcattgtgattctgatttgcatttccctgaggatTAACGAAGTTAAGCAATTTTCTATGtaactgttggccatttgtatatcttcttttgaaaatgtctattcagctcctttgcccattttaaatatgtatatgtatatgtatatattttgctgTTCCAGatcattttttcccatttggtAGGTCATCTCATCTCTCTGTTGATTGTGAATTCTTCACtccttggctgtgcagaagcttctgtTTTATGTaatcacatttgtctatttttacttttgtggcctgtgcttttggaatcatatctaaaaaatcattgtccagaccaatgtcatgaagcttttcctctatgttttcttttagtagttctACATTTTCAGTTCTTACATATAAGCCTTCAATCTGTTttcagttgacttttgtatatggtgtgagatgaggatctaatttcctttttctccatatggatatccaatttgtTTTCAACACcctttattgaaaagactgtcctttcctgaTTGTGTGtccttggcatctttgttgaaaatcaattcactatatatgcatggatttatttctgagtcttCTATTCTGTTTCGTTGGTCTATATGACTGTTTTtagccagtaccatgctgcttgaTTCCTACAGctttgtagaatattttgaagtcaggtagggtgatgcctccTGCATCGTTATTTTTCAAGGTTAGTTTGGCCACTGGGGGTCTTTTTTCATTCCATGCAAATTTTAGgatgttttcttatatttataagAATTGGATTGAAATGAATCTGTGGATCCCTTTTGGTGGTGTGGAcatgttaacaatattaattcctcCAAACCATGAACACAagatatcttttatttatctgtgttttcttcagtttctttcatcaatgttttggttttcagtgtatagatctttcacttcattggttaaatttatttccaagtaTTTCACTTTTTAGTAGCCATTGCAAATGGGagtgttttcttgatttcttttttatatagttAATTGTTAGTACATAAAAACACTAGTAATTTTTGcatgttggttttgtatcctgcaactttgtagaactcatttattagttctaacataTTTTTGGTAGCtgctttagggttttctatacataagatcatgtcatctcaACCAGATTGTTTAACTGTTCCTTTCTGATTTgaatatcttttatctttttcttttgcctaattgctctggctagaacttccagtgctatgttgaacagaagtgatgagagtaagcatccttgtcttgttcctgattttagaggaaaaagtTTCAAAATCTCATCATTGAATATAATTTTAGCTGTGCAATGGGctttattttgttgaggtatatattttttgtgcCTAATATCTTgcaaatttttatcatgaaaaaattttaaatgttttcaaatgctgtttctgcatctattgagatggttacatgatttttgtccttcattctgttaatgtggtatatcaaatttattgatttgcatatattgaaccatccttgcatccctgggataaattccacttcaTGATGTTGAATGAtccttttgatatgctgttgaatttggtttgctagtacttttttgaagatttttgcatctacattcatcAGCGATATTggcatgtaattttcttttcttatagtgtCCTTGTGTGATTTTGGTATCATGGTAATTCTTGCTTCCTAAAATAAGTTTGGAAGGATTCCTCACTCTTTGTttatttggaagagtttgagaagaattggtattgcttcttctttaaatgtttagcaGAATTAAACTATGTTTGTGAAttaaaagacttaatattgttaagatgacaataTCACCCAAAGCTACCTACAgacttttttgtaaagatagaaaaactcatcctaaaattaatatggaatttCAACACACCTTAAATAGCCAAAACcgtcttgaaaaagaacaaaatttggaggtttcacatttcctgttttcaaaacctattacaaagttacagtaatccaAATGatgtggtattggcaaaagacagatatatagaccaatggaatagaatagagactCCATAAATAAACCCTTCTGTAAATGGTCAAAAGATTTTGACTAGTGTTTCAAGACCATTCAGTGGGGGAAAttacagtcttttcaacaaatggtgctggaaaatcTAGAAATCTACATGCCAGTGAATGAATTTGGACCCTTACCTTGAAGCATATATAGAAGTTAACTCAAAAGGATTAAAGACCTAATTGTTAGAATCAAAATGATAACTTTAGAAATAAAGATAGGCAAGAGGCTTCATAATATTGGACTTAACAATGACttcttgaatatgacaccaaaagcaccattaccaaaagagaaaatagattaaTTTGACTTCATTAAGATTAataacttttgtgcatcaaaggacactatcaagacaTAGTTAAAAAGTAACGTACAGAacgagagaaaatatttacaaataataatttgatatataattcacatccaaaatatataaagcactcAACTCTACaacaacaaacaacccaatttaataGAGAGAAAAAGGACTTTAATAGGCATTTTCCCAAAGATACTTGTGGCCAGTgattacatgaaaagatgctgaacttcaaaaccacattgagaatCAGAAAACAGCAAGTGATGGTAatgatgtagagaaactggaaccctagaaattgcattgctggtgggaatgtaaattggtgaaGTAGCTGTGGACATCAATACAGCAGTTCCTCAAATAACTAAATATAGAATTAAtgtataatccagcaatcctacttccaggtgtatacacaaaagaattgaaaacaggcactcgaatatatatttgtacaccaatgttcattgtgacactattcaaaataaacaaaaggtgtaaacaacccaaatgtccatggtATATACTATGGTATATActgacaatagaatattattcagtcttaaaaagaaataacatcctgatacatgctacaacagggACCAACCCTCAAAAcgttatgctgagtgaaataagacagaaacAGAAGGACACATATTGCCGGAAACAAAAGGacacatgattccacttatgtgagggACCTAGAATAGAAAAATTCATGGAGACGTAAAGTAAAATAGTGATTATCATGGTCTGGGGGAATGGGAGAATAGGAAGATGCTGTGTAATGGATACAGAGattctattattatattattaatacaaagagatagggtctcactacgatgcccaggctggtctcgaacttgtggcctcaggtgatcctcctggctcggacttccaaagtgctggaattacaggagtgggccaccacatccagatgatacagaatttcagtttgagACAATAAAGAAGTTcaggagatggatggtggtgatggttacacaacatgTGGACGTACTTAAGACCACACtgaatatacacttaaaaatggttaaaaggtgaattttatgttctgcatattttaccaaaattttaaaaacttatgaaaGACAATCTCTTTGGTGACTTACTAATAGCCTCCTAATAATAACTTCTGTGCATCAAAAGTTATTGTCCCTCACTGAATTTTTGAACCTATTTGTCTCTGTTGACCCCTCTTCCTTGGAATTCTGTATTTTGCTCTCCTGCACATCTCTGACTTTCGGTCTTCAATTCCTTCTCCACTGCCACTCCTTACTTGCAGACATTTCCCAGGCATCTATCCCAGATATTTTCCTCTCATTCTCCTTGGACGATCTAATGGCTTCAACCTGGAAGTTCTGTCATCTGTTTCTCTCAGCTTTGCCCTCTTCCCTTCTGTCTCTCCCAGCTCTGTGCCAAAACCGTTCTCTGACATCTCCCACCTCCATTCCCTTAATTCAACCtttctcttccatttgttttggatcgatatttaacatttttaaattgattgatattttacattatttttattagtccTTAGTGAAAAATGTATTCTGTAACTTTTTATCATATCAGAACAATtaccctgcctcctccctcttctgTTACGTGGCTCTGTGAATATTTCTGTAGAACAAGTGCTGTTCTTTGGAACGCCTTCACGTAACCACAGAGCTACACTATCCTCTATGCATCAATTCCAGATGCAACCAGGAATCATTTTTGGCTGCTTGACATTTCGATGAATGCTTCTTGAGGACCAAATGGGATCCAGAGATGGTTACATACTATGTTTGATTGTCTATTTTTAAGGGCTCTTCagtgattttttctttataaaatggatTCTTAGTTATTGTCTATGCCTAAATGGTGGGCTGAGTGAGAAGTCTCTAGCACCTTGCCTGAAGTAGGGACTTATTGATAAAAGAGGTTTACCAAGGTCCATTTTAGGTGAGAGGTGACTTGTTAAGCACCATCCTCTGAGCCAAATTTCTGAGCCAATCCCCTCATCACATCCTTCCCATCTCATTGCCTCTAGAACCAGCCTCTGCTTTCCTGGAAAT is part of the Theropithecus gelada isolate Dixy unplaced genomic scaffold, Tgel_1.0 HiC_scaffold_16027, whole genome shotgun sequence genome and harbors:
- the LOC112617320 gene encoding serpin B4 — translated: MNSLSEANTKFMFDLFQQFRKSQKNNTFYSPISITSALGMVLLGAKDNTAQQINKVLHFDQVPKNTTEKAATHHVDRSGNVHHQFQKLLTELNKSTDAYELKIANKLFGEKTFQFLQEYLDAIKKLYQTSVESVDFAKAPEESRKKINSWVESQTNEKIKNLLPDGSIGNDTTLVLVNAIYFKGQWQNKFNKENTKEEKFWPNKNTHKSVQMMRQNKSFNFALLEDVQAKVLEIPYKGKDLSMIVLLPNEINGLQKLEEKLTAEKLLEWTSLQNMREAHVDLHLPRFKVEESYDLKDTLKNMGMVDLFNGDADLSGMTGSRGLTVSEVLHRAFVEVTEEGAEAAAATAVVTELSSPLLTNEEFHCNHPFLFFIRQNKTNSILFFGRFSSP